A genomic region of Metopolophium dirhodum isolate CAU chromosome 1, ASM1992520v1, whole genome shotgun sequence contains the following coding sequences:
- the LOC132934232 gene encoding N6-adenosine-methyltransferase non-catalytic subunit-like isoform X1, whose protein sequence is MSETLRILKKRSKKRKKMIAKTVNQLGFSDVQQLRQALNPYRKTKMRMRSVKKYNAIARSPENTFGDSTPFLKGTKSYNPHNDYCQHFIDTGQRPQNFIRDVHLINRFEELPKLKELVHLKDELVLQTATPPMFLKCDLSTYNLENLNVKFDVILVEPPLEEYQQTLGTTRKNLWNWKQVMDLKLNEIAAHRSFIFLWCGSSDGLENGRDCLRHWGFRRCEDICWIQTNIKKVNHLKYLEPNALFQRTKEHCLMGIKGTVRRSTDGDFIHSNIDTDLIVSEKNEHGSTEKPAEIFNIIEHFCLGRRRLHLFGCDGTIRPGWLTLGQELTSSNFNIDLYKSYFINGQLTTGCTDRIEELRPKSPPSFNKVPK, encoded by the exons ATGAGTGAAacattaagaatattaaaaaaacgatctaaaaaaagaaaaaaaatgattgcaaAAACAGTAaatcaa ttgggTTTCTCTGATGTACAACAGTTGAGACAAGCATTAAATCCTTATAGGAAGACCAAAATGCGAATGCgttcagttaaaaaatataatgcaattGCAAGGAGTCCAGAAAATACTTTTGGAGATTCAACACCATTTCTGAAAGGTACAAAATCGTATAATCCGCACAATGATTACtgtcaacattttattgatactgGTCAACGTCCACAAAATTTTATTAGAGATGTTCACCTAATTAATAGATTTGAAGAACTTCCTAAGCTAAAAGAATTAGTTCATCTAAAG GATGAACTTGTATTGCAAACTGCTACTCCGCCAATGTTTCTAAAGTGTGATCTGAGCAcatataatttagaaaatttaaatgtaaaatttgatGTGATACTTGTTGAACCACCTCTAGAAGAATATCAACAAACATTAGGGACAACCAGAAAAAATCTATGGAATTGGAAACAA GTAATGGACTTGAAATTGAATGAAATAGCAGCTCAccgtagttttatttttctctggTGTGGTTCATCTGATGGTTTGGAAAATGGCCGTGATTGTTTACGTCACTGGGGTTTTAGACGTTGTGAAGATATTTGTTggattcaaacaaatattaaaaaagttaaccatttaaaatacttagaaccAAATGCTCTCTTCCAGCGTACCAAG GAACATTGCTTAATGGGTATCAAAGGAACAGTTCGTCGATCTACAGACGGTGATTTTATTCACTCAAACATTGATACTGATTTAATTGTTAGTGAAAAAAATGAACACGGATCAACAGAAAAACCAGcagaaatattcaatattatcgaACACTTTTGTCTTGGAAGAAGaag attaCATCTGTTTGGTTGTGATGGTACTATACGTCCAGGATGGCTAACTCTGGGACAAGAATTGACTAGTTCCAATTTCAACATTGATTtgtataaaagttatttcatcaaTGGTCAATTAACAACTGGATGTACTGATCGTATTGAAGAATTAAGACCAAAATCTCCACCTTCTTTTAATAAAGTgccaaaataa
- the LOC132934232 gene encoding N6-adenosine-methyltransferase non-catalytic subunit-like isoform X2 gives MSETLRILKKRSKKRKKMIAKTLGFSDVQQLRQALNPYRKTKMRMRSVKKYNAIARSPENTFGDSTPFLKGTKSYNPHNDYCQHFIDTGQRPQNFIRDVHLINRFEELPKLKELVHLKDELVLQTATPPMFLKCDLSTYNLENLNVKFDVILVEPPLEEYQQTLGTTRKNLWNWKQVMDLKLNEIAAHRSFIFLWCGSSDGLENGRDCLRHWGFRRCEDICWIQTNIKKVNHLKYLEPNALFQRTKEHCLMGIKGTVRRSTDGDFIHSNIDTDLIVSEKNEHGSTEKPAEIFNIIEHFCLGRRRLHLFGCDGTIRPGWLTLGQELTSSNFNIDLYKSYFINGQLTTGCTDRIEELRPKSPPSFNKVPK, from the exons ATGAGTGAAacattaagaatattaaaaaaacgatctaaaaaaagaaaaaaaatgattgcaaAAACA ttgggTTTCTCTGATGTACAACAGTTGAGACAAGCATTAAATCCTTATAGGAAGACCAAAATGCGAATGCgttcagttaaaaaatataatgcaattGCAAGGAGTCCAGAAAATACTTTTGGAGATTCAACACCATTTCTGAAAGGTACAAAATCGTATAATCCGCACAATGATTACtgtcaacattttattgatactgGTCAACGTCCACAAAATTTTATTAGAGATGTTCACCTAATTAATAGATTTGAAGAACTTCCTAAGCTAAAAGAATTAGTTCATCTAAAG GATGAACTTGTATTGCAAACTGCTACTCCGCCAATGTTTCTAAAGTGTGATCTGAGCAcatataatttagaaaatttaaatgtaaaatttgatGTGATACTTGTTGAACCACCTCTAGAAGAATATCAACAAACATTAGGGACAACCAGAAAAAATCTATGGAATTGGAAACAA GTAATGGACTTGAAATTGAATGAAATAGCAGCTCAccgtagttttatttttctctggTGTGGTTCATCTGATGGTTTGGAAAATGGCCGTGATTGTTTACGTCACTGGGGTTTTAGACGTTGTGAAGATATTTGTTggattcaaacaaatattaaaaaagttaaccatttaaaatacttagaaccAAATGCTCTCTTCCAGCGTACCAAG GAACATTGCTTAATGGGTATCAAAGGAACAGTTCGTCGATCTACAGACGGTGATTTTATTCACTCAAACATTGATACTGATTTAATTGTTAGTGAAAAAAATGAACACGGATCAACAGAAAAACCAGcagaaatattcaatattatcgaACACTTTTGTCTTGGAAGAAGaag attaCATCTGTTTGGTTGTGATGGTACTATACGTCCAGGATGGCTAACTCTGGGACAAGAATTGACTAGTTCCAATTTCAACATTGATTtgtataaaagttatttcatcaaTGGTCAATTAACAACTGGATGTACTGATCGTATTGAAGAATTAAGACCAAAATCTCCACCTTCTTTTAATAAAGTgccaaaataa